In one Streptomyces sp. NBC_01288 genomic region, the following are encoded:
- a CDS encoding glycoside hydrolase family 12 protein, producing the protein MATRKPGRVLTAVLAPALALGATVALASAPASAAVWSSCDQWGTTTLNGYTLYNNIWGSGAGSQCIWANSGTNWGVNANHPNTGGIKSYPNAKKVINKSITSLGSLSSSYNVTVPSSGAYNTSYDIWDTNYDYEIMLWVNKTGAVGALGTSQGTLTLGGSTWTVYKGNNGANDVFSFLRTSNSTSGTVDILPILKWIKDTKGWFGNVTIGDLQFGFEITSSSGGLNFTTNSESVSSS; encoded by the coding sequence ATGGCAACACGCAAGCCGGGCCGCGTACTCACGGCCGTTCTCGCCCCCGCCCTCGCGCTCGGCGCCACCGTCGCACTCGCCTCGGCCCCCGCCTCCGCCGCCGTCTGGAGCTCCTGCGACCAGTGGGGCACCACGACCCTGAACGGCTACACGCTCTACAACAACATCTGGGGCTCCGGCGCCGGCAGCCAGTGCATCTGGGCCAACTCCGGTACCAACTGGGGCGTCAACGCCAACCACCCCAACACCGGCGGCATCAAGTCCTACCCCAACGCCAAGAAGGTGATCAACAAGTCGATCACCTCGCTGGGTTCGCTCAGCAGCAGCTACAACGTCACGGTCCCGTCGTCCGGCGCGTACAACACGTCGTACGACATCTGGGACACCAACTACGACTACGAGATCATGCTCTGGGTCAACAAGACCGGAGCCGTCGGCGCCCTCGGCACCTCGCAGGGCACGCTCACGCTGGGCGGTTCGACCTGGACCGTCTACAAGGGCAACAACGGCGCCAACGACGTGTTCTCGTTCCTGCGCACCTCCAACTCGACCTCCGGCACGGTCGACATCCTGCCCATCCTCAAGTGGATCAAGGACACCAAGGGCTGGTTCGGCAACGTGACCATCGGGGACCTTCAGTTCGGGTTCGAGATCACGTCCTCGTCCGGCGGCCTGAACTTCACCACCAACAGCGAGAGCGTCAGCAGTAGTTGA
- a CDS encoding glycosyl hydrolase family 95 catalytic domain-containing protein, with amino-acid sequence MTTDPAPTDPAPTAPTPPGPVHATWEPLPAVRWEDAFLSGNGHHGALVFGDPNDDRVIVTHHTLVRPNGAEHARPPRLAAELPALQARLLAGDLAAAERFTDDRPLQWVQPFHPAFQLRLRRPSGAAGRDYRRTVDFTSGEVTARCDDWRSRVFVSRADDVIVQHVTAPELTLDLAQDHQLPGAPAGVGVGHGTFLTSDGAVLTLRVRYPDSDRAYTGVTLAVVTGGTTRLTSTGVRIDGAEAVLLLTRVRRHTGELDVVEETRALRELIDERQSYDALLDRHLALHRTAYARVTLDLHADDAERALPGGELLKRPHSPALLERLFAAGRYHLLSSSGLLPPRLTGLWTGDWNTAWSGAFTNDANLNLQTASAASAALPEVTDALASLIHRQLDDWRENARAVFGARGVVAPAHTDGESGLSYHFSREYPLHLWTAGADWLLKPLVDHDETRGARDPRTGAALAEVALFYEDFLTSESSTDPDGQLVLVPSYSPENRPANANASWGAINAAMDLSAARHALHTAAAYHPGTPDAARWLALADRLPPHRVNSQGALAEWAWPGLDDTYDHRHLSHLYGVWPLDEINPYDTPRLAAAAHRALQLRGAENDSAHGHLHHALVAARLRDGERVAHALGQVLDGDFFHASLMSAHYPNRDVYNADAGHTLPGVVVEALVQSTPDRLVLLPALPAAYPHGQLTGVRTRFGAEVDLRWTPHSVTALIRPSRTHRVELRTSSGTEPLDLVAGEDRVLTLGAR; translated from the coding sequence ATGACCACCGATCCCGCACCCACCGATCCCGCACCCACCGCCCCCACGCCACCCGGCCCCGTACACGCCACCTGGGAACCCCTCCCCGCCGTCCGCTGGGAGGACGCCTTCCTCAGCGGCAACGGCCACCACGGTGCCCTCGTGTTCGGCGATCCGAACGACGATCGCGTCATCGTCACCCATCACACCCTCGTCCGCCCGAACGGCGCCGAACACGCCCGCCCTCCACGCCTCGCCGCCGAACTCCCCGCGCTCCAGGCGAGGTTGCTCGCCGGTGACCTCGCCGCCGCCGAGAGGTTCACGGACGACCGCCCGCTCCAGTGGGTGCAGCCCTTTCATCCGGCCTTCCAGCTACGGCTGCGCAGGCCGTCCGGCGCGGCTGGGCGCGACTACCGCCGTACCGTCGACTTCACCTCCGGCGAGGTCACGGCTCGCTGTGACGACTGGCGCAGCCGCGTCTTCGTCTCCCGCGCCGACGACGTGATCGTCCAGCACGTGACCGCCCCCGAACTCACCCTCGACCTCGCCCAGGACCACCAACTCCCGGGTGCCCCGGCAGGGGTGGGCGTTGGACATGGCACGTTCCTCACCTCCGACGGCGCCGTTCTCACCCTCCGCGTCCGCTATCCCGACAGTGATCGCGCGTACACCGGAGTCACCCTCGCCGTGGTCACCGGCGGCACAACACGGCTCACCTCGACGGGAGTTCGGATCGACGGGGCCGAGGCGGTCCTTCTCCTCACCCGAGTCCGGCGCCACACCGGCGAGCTGGACGTCGTAGAGGAGACCCGGGCGCTACGGGAACTGATCGACGAGCGGCAGTCGTACGACGCCCTCCTCGACCGGCACCTCGCGCTCCACCGCACGGCCTACGCCCGCGTCACCCTCGATCTCCACGCCGACGACGCCGAACGTGCCCTCCCGGGTGGTGAGTTGCTGAAGCGGCCGCACAGCCCTGCACTCCTCGAACGGCTCTTCGCGGCCGGCCGGTATCACCTCCTCTCCTCCAGCGGGCTGTTGCCGCCCCGGCTCACCGGACTGTGGACCGGCGACTGGAACACTGCCTGGTCGGGGGCGTTCACCAACGACGCGAACCTCAACCTCCAGACAGCGTCCGCCGCGAGTGCCGCCCTTCCAGAAGTCACCGACGCGCTCGCGTCCTTGATTCACCGTCAGCTCGACGACTGGCGCGAGAACGCCCGTGCCGTCTTCGGCGCCCGGGGTGTCGTCGCGCCCGCGCACACCGACGGCGAGTCTGGGCTGTCGTACCACTTCAGCCGTGAGTACCCGCTGCACCTGTGGACCGCGGGGGCGGACTGGTTGCTCAAGCCGCTCGTCGACCACGACGAGACGCGCGGCGCGCGCGATCCGCGTACCGGCGCCGCGCTGGCCGAAGTCGCCCTGTTCTATGAGGACTTCCTCACGAGCGAAAGCAGTACCGACCCGGACGGCCAACTCGTCCTCGTCCCCTCCTACTCGCCCGAGAACCGTCCCGCGAACGCCAACGCCAGTTGGGGCGCGATCAACGCGGCCATGGACCTCTCCGCCGCCCGGCACGCGCTCCACACAGCCGCCGCCTACCACCCGGGCACTCCCGACGCGGCCCGCTGGCTGGCGCTCGCCGACCGGCTGCCACCGCACCGGGTCAACTCCCAAGGCGCGCTGGCCGAATGGGCCTGGCCCGGCCTCGACGACACCTACGACCACCGTCACCTCAGTCACCTCTACGGGGTGTGGCCGCTCGACGAGATCAACCCGTACGACACCCCGCGGCTCGCCGCCGCCGCGCACCGCGCGCTCCAACTCCGGGGAGCCGAGAACGACTCCGCGCACGGGCACCTCCACCACGCGCTCGTCGCCGCCCGGCTCCGGGACGGCGAGCGGGTCGCGCACGCCCTCGGGCAGGTGCTCGACGGTGACTTCTTCCACGCCTCGCTGATGAGCGCGCACTACCCGAACCGCGACGTCTACAACGCGGACGCCGGGCACACCCTGCCCGGCGTGGTCGTCGAAGCGCTCGTGCAGTCCACCCCGGACCGGCTGGTCCTGCTGCCCGCGCTGCCGGCGGCGTATCCGCACGGTCAACTCACCGGCGTACGCACGAGGTTCGGGGCGGAGGTCGATCTGCGCTGGACGCCCCACTCCGTCACGGCGCTGATCCGGCCGTCCCGTACTCACCGCGTCGAACTCCGGACTTCCTCCGGCACGGAGCCGCTCGACCTCGTCGCCGGAGAAGACCGCGTCCTCACCCTGGGGGCGCGGTAG
- a CDS encoding beta-galactosidase, with amino-acid sequence MPQLSDTTRGRILFGGDYNPEQWPEETWHEDVRLMRDAGVNSVTLGVFSWARLEPEPGAREFGWLDRLMDLMHGSGIGVVLATPTSSPPPWLGRLHPETLPRDADGRIEWWGGRQHFSHSSAVYRSHAAAITEALAARYAGHPALTMWHINNEYCTFDYGDEAAVAFRRWLRTRYGTLDALNSAWGTAFWSQGYDAWDGVLPPRHAHYLNNPTHVLDFRRFTSDMLLECYTAERDIVRRHTPHLPVTTNFMPLWVGQDGWRWSEEEDVVSVDLYPDPRDPLGAQSAALVQDLTRSQARGPWMLMEQAAGPVNWRGVNHPKPRGLNRLWSLQAVARGADAVCYFQWRQSRQGAEKFHSGMLSHAGERGRTFQEVKQLGTELARISGEVTDTHITSDIAILHDWNAWWAGAQDGRLSTEVEYPDVLRAWHRALWESHLATDFAHPEHDLSAYKLVVVPQLYLLTDTAIDNLLAYVRDGGTLVSGFLTGIADEDDRVRPGGMDARLRELFGIRTLHEWWPLDAGETAECEGFRGALWSEEIEPERTTGAGAVDEVIPYKGGELDGLPAVLRRDRSWYVSTLPEPHALRALLARIAADAGVRPVLAGLPLSVEAVRRGELLFLLNHGREPVTVELAGTRHDLLTDKTVEGEITLGRYGAAVLRP; translated from the coding sequence ATGCCGCAGCTCAGTGACACCACCCGCGGGCGCATCCTCTTCGGCGGTGACTACAACCCCGAGCAGTGGCCCGAGGAGACCTGGCACGAGGACGTCCGGCTGATGAGGGACGCCGGCGTCAACTCCGTCACCCTCGGCGTCTTCTCCTGGGCCAGGCTCGAACCGGAGCCGGGAGCACGGGAGTTCGGCTGGCTCGACCGGCTGATGGACCTGATGCACGGCAGCGGGATCGGGGTCGTCCTCGCCACGCCCACCTCCTCTCCGCCGCCGTGGCTGGGGCGCCTGCACCCGGAGACCTTGCCCCGCGATGCCGACGGCCGGATCGAGTGGTGGGGCGGGCGGCAGCACTTCTCACACTCCAGTGCCGTCTATCGCAGCCACGCCGCCGCCATCACCGAGGCCCTGGCCGCCCGTTACGCCGGCCACCCCGCGCTCACGATGTGGCACATCAACAACGAGTACTGCACCTTCGACTACGGCGACGAGGCCGCCGTCGCCTTCCGCCGCTGGCTGCGGACGCGATACGGCACGCTCGACGCCCTCAACTCGGCCTGGGGCACGGCTTTTTGGAGCCAGGGCTACGACGCCTGGGACGGCGTCCTGCCGCCGCGTCACGCCCACTACCTCAACAACCCCACCCACGTGCTCGACTTCCGGCGCTTCACCTCCGACATGCTGCTGGAGTGCTACACCGCCGAGCGCGACATCGTCCGCCGGCACACCCCGCACCTCCCGGTCACCACCAACTTCATGCCGTTGTGGGTGGGCCAGGACGGCTGGCGCTGGTCCGAGGAGGAGGACGTCGTCTCGGTCGATCTGTATCCCGATCCGCGCGATCCCCTCGGTGCCCAAAGCGCGGCCCTCGTACAGGACTTGACCCGTTCGCAGGCGCGCGGCCCCTGGATGCTCATGGAGCAGGCCGCCGGGCCGGTCAACTGGCGCGGCGTGAACCACCCCAAGCCGCGCGGCCTCAACCGCCTCTGGTCCCTCCAGGCCGTGGCCCGTGGCGCCGACGCCGTCTGCTACTTCCAGTGGCGCCAATCCCGCCAGGGCGCCGAGAAGTTCCACTCCGGGATGCTCAGCCACGCGGGGGAGCGGGGCCGCACCTTCCAGGAGGTCAAGCAGCTGGGCACCGAACTGGCGCGTATCAGCGGCGAGGTGACGGACACTCACATCACCTCCGACATCGCGATCCTGCACGACTGGAACGCCTGGTGGGCCGGTGCGCAGGACGGCCGTCTCTCCACCGAGGTCGAGTACCCGGACGTCCTCCGCGCCTGGCATCGCGCCCTCTGGGAGTCGCACCTCGCCACCGACTTCGCCCACCCCGAACACGACCTGTCCGCCTACAAGTTGGTGGTCGTCCCGCAGCTCTATCTCCTCACGGACACCGCCATCGACAACCTCCTCGCGTACGTCCGAGACGGCGGCACCCTCGTCTCCGGCTTCCTGACCGGCATCGCCGACGAGGACGACCGGGTCCGGCCGGGTGGCATGGACGCCCGTCTCCGTGAACTGTTCGGCATCCGCACCCTGCACGAGTGGTGGCCGCTGGACGCGGGGGAGACCGCCGAGTGCGAGGGCTTCCGCGGCGCTTTGTGGTCGGAGGAGATCGAGCCCGAGAGGACGACCGGGGCCGGTGCTGTCGACGAGGTAATCCCTTACAAGGGCGGGGAGTTGGACGGTCTCCCCGCCGTCCTGCGCAGGGACCGTTCCTGGTACGTCTCGACACTCCCGGAACCCCACGCACTGCGCGCGCTGCTCGCTCGTATCGCCGCCGACGCGGGTGTCCGTCCGGTGCTCGCCGGGCTTCCGCTGAGCGTCGAGGCCGTACGGCGCGGGGAGTTGCTGTTCCTGCTCAATCACGGCCGCGAACCGGTCACCGTCGAACTCGCGGGCACCCGGCACGACTTGCTCACTGACAAGACTGTCGAGGGCGAGATCACCCTCGGCCGCTACGGCGCGGCGGTGCTACGCCCATGA
- a CDS encoding 1,4-beta-glucanase, with protein sequence MHASRLSRRAVLAGAAAVAAITSVPGLTAKANAAERPSYRWRNVAIGGTGFVTGVLFHPSIRGLAYARTDIGGAFRWDDRTARWTPLTDQLGWDDWNLLGVEALAVDPAHPDRLYLAVGTYAQSWASNGAVLRSEDRGATWTRTDLAVKLGGNEDGRGAGERLLVDPRDSDTLWLGTRHDGLLKSADRGATWAAVSGFPATASASGQGVTFLVAVGRAVYAGWGDGDGSATAVNLYRTTDGSTWTAVPAQPTGTSAKVPIRAAYDARSRELYVTYADAPGPNGQSTGSVHKLAVASGTWTDVTPVVPGGTTSDGSSDSFGYGGVAVDARRAGTVVVSTNNRWAAVDTLYRTTDGGRTWTSLKDAAVFDVSETPFLKWGAEQPKFGWWIQALAVDPYDSKHVVYGTGATLYGTRDLTHWAPQIRGLEETSVIQLISPPVGEAHLISASRDIGVMYHERLTASPSRGMATNPVFGSATGIAQAAGRPAYVVRTGWGDNGNGAHSGDGGRTWAPFAAQPSLAHDAPGPIATSADGSTLLWSFVHWDGTKYAAHRSADNGATWSEVSSFPKGATPVADPADPTLFYAYDTDTGTLYASTDSGRSFAQRAGGLPSGDSQFQLVAAPGRSGDLWLSVKWNGLYRSVDGGVSFSKVGSCWASYTLGFGKAAPGVDYPAIYQVGSTETITAVYRSDDEAKTWVRINDDQHQWGWVGQAIVGDPRVHGRVYLATNGRGIQYGEQI encoded by the coding sequence ATGCATGCGTCCCGACTGAGCCGCCGGGCCGTTCTTGCCGGGGCTGCAGCTGTCGCCGCGATCACCAGTGTGCCGGGTCTCACCGCGAAGGCGAATGCCGCGGAACGCCCCTCCTATCGCTGGCGCAACGTCGCAATCGGCGGCACCGGATTCGTCACCGGTGTTCTTTTCCACCCCTCCATCCGCGGTCTCGCCTACGCCCGCACCGACATCGGCGGTGCCTTTCGCTGGGACGACCGGACCGCCCGCTGGACCCCCCTCACCGATCAACTCGGTTGGGACGACTGGAACTTGCTCGGTGTGGAGGCGCTCGCCGTCGACCCCGCGCACCCGGACCGGCTGTACCTCGCCGTCGGCACGTACGCCCAGTCCTGGGCGAGCAACGGTGCCGTACTCCGCTCCGAGGACCGGGGCGCGACCTGGACCCGTACCGACCTCGCCGTGAAGCTGGGCGGCAACGAGGACGGGCGGGGTGCGGGGGAGAGGCTGCTCGTCGATCCCCGTGACAGTGACACCCTGTGGCTCGGCACCCGACACGACGGGTTGCTCAAGTCGGCCGACCGGGGCGCCACTTGGGCAGCCGTCAGTGGCTTCCCGGCCACCGCCAGTGCCTCCGGGCAGGGCGTCACCTTCCTCGTCGCCGTCGGACGTGCCGTCTACGCCGGGTGGGGTGACGGCGACGGGAGCGCCACCGCTGTCAACCTCTACCGCACCACCGACGGCAGCACCTGGACCGCCGTCCCCGCGCAGCCCACCGGCACCTCCGCCAAGGTCCCGATCCGCGCCGCGTACGACGCACGCAGCCGCGAGCTGTACGTGACGTACGCCGACGCCCCCGGGCCCAACGGTCAGTCCACCGGCAGTGTGCACAAGTTGGCTGTCGCGAGCGGGACTTGGACGGATGTCACGCCGGTCGTACCGGGCGGGACCACGTCCGACGGGTCCAGCGACAGCTTCGGCTACGGCGGCGTCGCCGTCGACGCCCGTCGTGCCGGCACCGTCGTCGTCTCCACCAACAACCGCTGGGCGGCCGTCGACACCCTGTACCGGACCACCGACGGCGGCCGTACCTGGACGTCCCTCAAGGACGCTGCCGTGTTCGACGTGTCCGAGACTCCTTTCCTCAAGTGGGGTGCGGAACAGCCGAAGTTCGGCTGGTGGATCCAGGCCCTGGCCGTCGACCCGTACGACTCGAAGCACGTCGTCTACGGCACCGGCGCCACGCTCTACGGCACCCGTGACCTCACGCACTGGGCGCCGCAGATCCGTGGCCTGGAGGAGACGTCCGTGATCCAGCTGATCTCGCCCCCGGTCGGGGAGGCGCACCTGATCAGCGCCTCGCGGGACATCGGCGTGATGTACCACGAGCGGCTCACGGCGTCTCCGTCGCGCGGCATGGCGACGAACCCCGTGTTCGGGTCGGCGACGGGAATCGCGCAGGCCGCGGGCAGGCCGGCCTACGTCGTCCGCACGGGCTGGGGCGACAACGGCAACGGCGCACACTCGGGCGACGGTGGCCGGACCTGGGCGCCCTTCGCTGCCCAGCCCTCCCTCGCCCACGACGCACCGGGGCCGATCGCCACCAGCGCCGACGGCAGTACGCTGCTGTGGTCCTTCGTGCACTGGGACGGCACGAAGTACGCAGCCCATCGCTCGGCGGACAACGGCGCGACCTGGTCCGAGGTCTCCTCCTTCCCGAAGGGCGCCACGCCGGTCGCCGACCCGGCCGACCCGACGCTCTTCTACGCATACGACACCGACACAGGAACGCTATACGCCAGCACTGACAGTGGCCGTTCGTTCGCACAGCGTGCGGGTGGACTGCCCTCCGGCGACAGTCAGTTCCAGCTGGTCGCGGCGCCTGGGCGGTCCGGTGACCTGTGGCTCAGCGTCAAGTGGAACGGGCTCTACCGGTCCGTCGACGGGGGCGTCAGCTTCTCGAAGGTCGGCAGTTGCTGGGCCTCGTACACCCTTGGCTTCGGCAAGGCCGCCCCCGGTGTCGACTACCCCGCGATCTACCAGGTCGGCTCCACCGAGACCATCACCGCCGTCTACCGCTCCGACGACGAGGCGAAGACCTGGGTGCGCATCAACGACGACCAGCACCAGTGGGGTTGGGTCGGTCAGGCCATCGTCGGTGACCCGCGCGTCCACGGCCGTGTGTACCTCGCCACCAACGGGCGCGGCATCCAGTACGGGGAGCAGATCTGA
- a CDS encoding carbohydrate ABC transporter permease, which translates to MTAVIDQPVEPVKSAKSARPPGRWAAPPRPTWEEEPGKVGLAGKGLVLTLACLAILFPLWIVLVTSLSSRKTIDQAGGLVMVPKGITFVAYKELLSGGQVTRAAIISVLITVVGTAFSMAVSVLCAYGLSRIGSLGHRWILMMMLATMFFSAGLIPTYLLVQSLGLTDSYLALILPSALSVFNILVLRGFFMGISQELIDSARIDGAGDFRILWVIVMPLSRAVLAVITLFYAVGYWSAWFNASLYLNDQDMMPLQNVMIQLVQKREAPVGLGQAIKTGELSGLAVQMAVMVMALLPVAVLSPFVQRHFKKGMLTGAVKG; encoded by the coding sequence GTGACCGCCGTCATCGACCAACCCGTCGAGCCCGTCAAGTCTGCCAAGTCCGCACGGCCGCCCGGGCGTTGGGCCGCGCCGCCCCGGCCCACCTGGGAGGAGGAGCCCGGCAAGGTCGGGCTCGCGGGCAAGGGGCTCGTCCTCACGCTCGCCTGTCTCGCCATCCTCTTTCCGCTGTGGATCGTCCTCGTCACCAGCCTCTCCTCCCGCAAGACCATCGACCAGGCCGGCGGGCTCGTCATGGTGCCCAAGGGCATCACCTTCGTCGCCTACAAGGAACTCCTCAGCGGCGGCCAGGTCACCCGTGCGGCGATCATCAGCGTCCTCATCACCGTCGTCGGTACGGCGTTCTCCATGGCGGTGTCCGTGCTGTGTGCGTATGGGCTCTCGCGTATCGGGTCGCTCGGGCATCGCTGGATCCTGATGATGATGCTGGCGACGATGTTCTTCAGCGCCGGGCTCATTCCGACGTACTTGTTGGTGCAGTCGCTCGGCCTGACCGACAGCTATCTCGCGTTGATCCTGCCCAGTGCGCTCAGCGTCTTCAACATCCTTGTGCTGCGCGGGTTCTTCATGGGGATATCGCAGGAACTCATCGACAGTGCGCGGATCGATGGTGCCGGTGACTTCCGGATTCTGTGGGTCATTGTCATGCCGTTGTCGCGGGCGGTGCTGGCAGTCATCACGTTGTTCTATGCCGTGGGGTACTGGAGTGCCTGGTTCAACGCGTCGCTGTATCTGAACGACCAGGACATGATGCCGTTGCAGAATGTCATGATCCAGTTGGTGCAGAAGCGGGAGGCTCCGGTGGGGCTTGGTCAGGCGATCAAGACCGGGGAGTTGTCGGGGCTTGCCGTGCAGATGGCGGTCATGGTGATGGCGTTGTTGCCGGTGGCTGTGCTTTCGCCGTTCGTGCAGCGGCACTTTAAGAAGGGGATGCTTACCGGCGCCGTTAAGGGCTGA
- a CDS encoding ABC transporter permease, giving the protein MSHSTVPRSRTEADTTGKPPVASGGATGSRQNKPKAKVSWRLRFRRDRVLLLMTLPAVLLILVFNYLPILGNIVAFEDYDPYVSDNGIVSMLHSPWVGLENFQLIFADSSFWNAVQNTLVLFFLQLILFFPIPILLALLINSVVRPRVRALSQAILYLPHFFSWVLVIAVFQQLLGGAGLFSQLLRQHGFDGLDVMTDPNTFKFLITAQSVWKDAGWGIIVFLAALSSVSPDLYEAAAMDGAGRWRRMWHVTLPALRPVIALLLVLRVGDALTVGFEQILLQRDAVGPGAAEVLDTFVWWNGVRNQDFGYAAAAGLVKGVISLGLVLAANKVAHLMGEQGVYKK; this is encoded by the coding sequence GTGTCCCACAGCACGGTGCCTCGGAGCAGGACCGAGGCCGACACGACAGGGAAGCCCCCGGTGGCGTCCGGCGGCGCCACCGGCTCCCGGCAGAACAAGCCCAAGGCGAAGGTGAGTTGGCGGCTCAGGTTCAGACGCGACCGCGTCCTGCTCCTGATGACCCTGCCGGCCGTCCTGCTCATCCTGGTCTTCAACTACCTGCCGATCCTCGGCAACATCGTCGCCTTCGAGGACTACGACCCCTACGTCAGCGACAACGGCATCGTCTCGATGCTGCACAGCCCCTGGGTCGGCCTGGAGAACTTCCAGCTGATCTTCGCGGACTCGTCATTCTGGAACGCCGTACAGAACACGCTGGTCCTGTTCTTCCTCCAGCTCATCCTGTTCTTCCCGATCCCGATCCTGCTCGCGCTGCTCATCAACAGCGTGGTCAGGCCCCGGGTTCGGGCGCTCTCACAGGCGATCCTCTACCTCCCGCACTTCTTCTCCTGGGTGCTGGTCATCGCCGTCTTCCAACAACTCCTGGGCGGGGCAGGCCTGTTCTCGCAACTCCTGCGGCAACACGGCTTCGACGGCCTCGACGTCATGACCGACCCCAACACGTTCAAGTTCCTGATCACCGCGCAGAGCGTGTGGAAGGACGCGGGCTGGGGGATCATCGTCTTCCTCGCCGCGCTGTCCTCCGTCAGCCCCGATCTGTACGAGGCCGCCGCGATGGACGGCGCGGGGCGGTGGCGCCGGATGTGGCACGTCACGCTGCCGGCGTTGCGGCCGGTGATCGCGCTGTTGCTCGTGCTGCGGGTCGGTGACGCGCTGACTGTCGGCTTCGAGCAGATCCTGCTCCAGCGCGACGCCGTGGGGCCGGGAGCGGCGGAGGTCCTCGACACCTTCGTCTGGTGGAACGGCGTCCGCAACCAGGACTTCGGCTACGCGGCCGCCGCCGGACTCGTCAAGGGCGTGATCAGCCTCGGGCTGGTCCTCGCCGCGAACAAAGTGGCCCACCTCATGGGCGAGCAGGGGGTGTACAAGAAGTGA
- a CDS encoding extracellular solute-binding protein, translated as MTPNASAASAPSRRSFLASTAVVAAAVAGGVPLLSACGASDSGSGGGSSEGKGVKKLLPAFVASNVVSPDLPSKNGSAIGFSSKLDLATLKTSVPKKLGKGGKVTVMAPFWGSPPKSDNAYYKAMNSLIGVDVAWQNQDGNTYDQKLGAVLASSDIPDVVVVPGWNMGGKIPSAIIGKFADLGPYLAGDKVKDYPNLAAIPSDAWQRCIFGGKLRGLPMPSSYVPNIVPLYRKDIFDKEGYEVPTSADEFMALAKEITNAKAKRWACLDMKWTAFNMWGVLSGSEKSLGWNLVDGKLVNRVETPEYLEALEWTRKLFAAGYVHPDAKLGKSAATDPGPKFAAGEFLIYAQDISQWWSRTAEQATQNPSYKIWGMDIFGHDGGDPTLWAGEPAGIFAFISKKASESVIHDALAVANVTAAPYGTKEYMLTNYGVEGTHYTVKNGVPTKTDQGNNEVINAYVMVASPAATIAHPDFPEVAKAQVEWQQRMGAFTKKSSFYGQQITEPSRYTNLLNDFEQLEDDITRGRKKISDMQQAVSDWKSKGGEQLRAWYQKLLDDNGTAAS; from the coding sequence ATGACGCCGAACGCCTCCGCCGCCTCCGCTCCCAGCCGGAGAAGTTTCCTCGCCTCCACGGCGGTCGTCGCCGCAGCGGTGGCGGGTGGGGTACCGCTGCTCTCCGCCTGCGGGGCCTCGGACAGCGGTTCGGGCGGGGGCAGTTCGGAGGGCAAGGGCGTCAAGAAGCTGCTGCCGGCCTTCGTGGCCAGCAACGTGGTGAGCCCGGACCTCCCCTCCAAGAACGGCTCCGCGATCGGCTTCTCCAGCAAGCTGGACCTCGCCACGCTGAAGACCTCGGTGCCGAAGAAGCTCGGCAAGGGCGGCAAGGTCACCGTCATGGCGCCGTTCTGGGGCTCGCCGCCGAAGAGCGACAACGCCTACTACAAGGCGATGAACAGCCTCATCGGCGTCGACGTGGCCTGGCAGAACCAGGACGGCAACACCTACGACCAGAAGCTCGGCGCGGTGCTCGCCTCCAGCGACATCCCGGACGTCGTGGTCGTCCCCGGCTGGAACATGGGCGGCAAGATACCCAGCGCCATCATCGGCAAGTTCGCCGACCTCGGCCCCTACCTCGCCGGCGACAAGGTCAAGGACTACCCGAACCTCGCGGCGATCCCGTCCGACGCCTGGCAGCGCTGCATCTTCGGCGGCAAGCTGCGCGGACTGCCGATGCCGTCCTCGTACGTCCCCAACATCGTGCCGCTCTACCGCAAGGACATCTTCGACAAGGAGGGGTACGAAGTCCCCACCTCCGCCGACGAGTTCATGGCCCTGGCCAAGGAGATCACCAACGCCAAGGCCAAGCGCTGGGCCTGCCTGGACATGAAGTGGACGGCCTTCAACATGTGGGGCGTGCTCTCCGGCAGCGAGAAGTCGCTCGGCTGGAACCTCGTCGACGGCAAGCTGGTCAACCGCGTCGAGACGCCGGAGTACCTCGAAGCGCTGGAGTGGACGCGCAAGCTGTTCGCCGCCGGATACGTGCACCCCGACGCCAAGTTGGGCAAGAGCGCGGCCACCGACCCGGGCCCCAAGTTCGCGGCGGGCGAGTTCCTCATCTACGCCCAGGACATCTCGCAGTGGTGGAGCCGCACCGCCGAACAGGCCACCCAGAACCCGTCCTACAAGATCTGGGGCATGGACATCTTCGGCCACGACGGCGGCGACCCGACCCTGTGGGCCGGCGAACCGGCCGGCATCTTCGCCTTCATCAGCAAGAAGGCCTCCGAGTCCGTGATCCACGACGCGCTGGCCGTCGCCAACGTCACCGCCGCGCCGTACGGCACCAAGGAGTACATGCTCACCAACTACGGCGTGGAGGGCACCCATTACACCGTCAAGAACGGTGTCCCCACCAAGACCGACCAGGGCAACAACGAGGTCATCAACGCCTACGTGATGGTCGCCAGTCCCGCCGCGACGATCGCCCACCCCGACTTCCCCGAGGTCGCCAAGGCGCAGGTCGAGTGGCAGCAGCGGATGGGCGCCTTCACAAAGAAGTCGAGCTTCTACGGCCAGCAGATCACCGAGCCGAGCCGCTACACCAACCTCCTCAACGACTTCGAGCAGTTGGAGGACGACATCACCCGCGGCCGCAAGAAGATCAGCGACATGCAGCAGGCCGTATCGGACTGGAAGAGCAAGGGCGGCGAGCAACTCCGCGCCTGGTACCAGAAGTTGCTCGACGACAACGGCACAGCGGCGAGCTGA